A region of Coturnix japonica isolate 7356 chromosome 15, Coturnix japonica 2.1, whole genome shotgun sequence DNA encodes the following proteins:
- the SDF2L1 gene encoding stromal cell-derived factor 2-like protein 1: MWGGRRLLPLLTVCALCALCAGTEPGAVTCGSVLKLLNTRHSVRLHSHEVKYGSGSGQQSVTGVEASDDANSYWRIRGKTDGSCQRGTPVRCGQAIRLTHVNTGKNLHTHHFPSPLSNNQEVSAFGDDGEGDDLDIWIVQCSGTHWEREDAVRFKHVGTEVFLSITGEQYGHPIRGQREVHGMPTANHHNYWKAMEGVFIKPSMDLAKHDEL; the protein is encoded by the exons ATGTGGGGCGGCCGCCGCCTGCTGCCGCTGCTCACTGTGTGTGCGCTGTGTGCGCTGTGTGCCGGCACGGAGCCGGGCGCTGTGACCTGCGGGTCGGTGCTGAAGCTGCTCAACACCCGGCACAGCGTTCGGCTGCATTCCCACGAGGTCAAGTACGGCTCCG GAAGTGGGCAGCAGTCAGTGACAGGAGTTGAAGCTTCAGATGATGCCAACAGTTACTGGCGGATTCGTGGGAAGACGGATGGCAGCTGCCAGCGTGGAACCCCAGTGAGATGCGGGCAGGCAATACGGCTTACTCATgtaaacacaggaaaaaactTACACACTCATCACTTCCCATCACCGCTCTCCAATAACCAG GAAGTAAGTGCCTTTGGTGATGATGGTGAAGGAGATGACCTCGATATATGGATTGTGCAATGCAGTGGGACACACTGGGAGCGGGAGGATGCAGTGCGCTTCAAGCACGTAGGAACTGAGGTGTTCCTTTCAATCACTGGGGAGCAATATGGCCATCCCATTAGAGGCCAACGGGAAGTTCATGGCATGCCCACCGCTAATCACCACAACTATTGGAAAGCAATGGAAGGAGTCTTCATCAAACCCAGTATGGACCTTGCAAAACATGATGAGCTCTGA